The Anaeromusa acidaminophila DSM 3853 genome includes a region encoding these proteins:
- the uvrC gene encoding excinuclease ABC subunit UvrC translates to MNEVLQEQLAHLPGSPGVYIMRDAQERILYVGKAVSLKNRVRSYFQSNRNHSVKTMALVAKIESLEYILTANEVEALILECNLIKKHRPRYNISLKDDKTYPYIKVTLEDDYPRVHITRRLVKDGARYFGPYADAGAVHEMLRLVRSLFLLRNCRTMEARRPCLEYHIKRCVAPCSGKVDKEEYRRMVDAVMMLLEGRGDKLLRQLKKNMLQAAEELRFEEAARLRDQLAAVEKLTEKQNIVTAGGDQDVLGLAHSHAGVCVQVLQVRGGKLIGREHFFLQGAADEEKEVALEAFLEQYYARVAFVPPEVLLPFELSYQEVLERWLTEVRQSKVELHVPKRGGKHALLLMAEDNARAVLALKEGELLREMERTTGAVEQLQQFLEMPRPPQRMECFDISHIQGAETVASMVVFEDGQPKKEDYRRFKLRTVEGKPDDFLSMQEVLLRRYGEAAEPLPDLIVIDGGKGQLSSALEVIRGVGLEMNVISLAKQFEWVFREADKEPLILPERSESLYLLQRLRDEAHRFAVSYHRKLRGKRNLVSVLDHISGIGPKRRKALWSAFGTLEALRKASLEELVGVDGMDRTAAQAVYDFFRREYRPDEQV, encoded by the coding sequence ATGAACGAAGTGTTGCAAGAGCAATTAGCGCATTTGCCGGGTTCGCCTGGAGTCTACATCATGAGAGATGCGCAAGAAAGAATTCTATATGTAGGTAAAGCGGTCAGTCTAAAGAATCGTGTGCGTTCTTATTTTCAAAGCAATCGGAATCACTCGGTTAAAACCATGGCCCTAGTGGCTAAAATTGAATCGCTGGAATATATCTTGACAGCTAACGAAGTGGAAGCTCTCATTCTAGAATGCAATCTAATTAAAAAGCATAGGCCGCGTTATAATATCAGCTTAAAAGATGACAAGACCTATCCTTACATTAAGGTAACCTTAGAAGACGATTATCCGAGGGTGCATATCACCCGCAGGTTGGTGAAAGACGGCGCTCGTTATTTCGGGCCCTATGCGGATGCTGGAGCGGTTCATGAAATGTTGCGCTTGGTTCGGTCTTTGTTTCTGTTGCGCAATTGCCGAACTATGGAGGCGCGGCGTCCATGCCTGGAGTATCATATCAAACGTTGTGTGGCGCCGTGTAGCGGGAAAGTAGACAAGGAAGAATACAGGCGCATGGTGGATGCGGTGATGATGCTTCTGGAAGGACGAGGGGATAAGCTGTTGCGGCAGTTGAAAAAAAACATGCTTCAGGCGGCGGAGGAACTGCGCTTTGAAGAAGCGGCGCGGTTGCGGGATCAATTGGCGGCGGTGGAAAAGCTGACGGAGAAGCAAAACATAGTGACCGCCGGGGGCGACCAGGACGTTTTGGGGCTGGCGCATTCGCATGCCGGAGTATGCGTGCAAGTACTGCAAGTGCGTGGAGGAAAGCTGATTGGAAGAGAGCATTTCTTTTTACAGGGCGCAGCGGACGAAGAAAAAGAGGTGGCGTTGGAAGCGTTTTTAGAGCAGTATTATGCAAGGGTGGCGTTCGTGCCGCCAGAAGTATTGCTGCCGTTTGAACTTTCTTATCAAGAAGTACTGGAACGCTGGCTGACGGAAGTACGTCAAAGTAAAGTGGAACTGCATGTACCAAAGCGGGGCGGCAAGCATGCGTTGCTTTTGATGGCCGAAGACAATGCCCGAGCGGTGCTGGCTCTCAAAGAGGGTGAGCTGCTCAGGGAAATGGAACGGACTACGGGAGCGGTGGAGCAGCTGCAGCAATTTTTAGAAATGCCGAGGCCGCCGCAGCGTATGGAGTGCTTTGACATCTCCCATATCCAGGGTGCGGAAACCGTAGCGTCAATGGTTGTTTTTGAAGACGGCCAACCTAAGAAGGAAGATTACCGTCGCTTTAAGCTGCGAACGGTGGAAGGCAAGCCGGATGACTTCCTATCCATGCAGGAAGTATTGCTGCGTCGGTATGGCGAAGCAGCGGAGCCGCTGCCGGATTTGATTGTTATAGACGGCGGCAAGGGGCAATTATCTAGCGCGCTGGAGGTCATTCGCGGCGTAGGTTTAGAGATGAACGTTATTTCGCTGGCGAAGCAGTTTGAATGGGTCTTTCGAGAGGCGGACAAGGAGCCTTTGATTTTGCCGGAACGCTCAGAATCGTTGTACCTACTGCAGCGTTTGCGCGATGAAGCGCATCGCTTTGCTGTCTCATACCATCGCAAGCTGCGAGGTAAACGTAATTTGGTTTCTGTTTTGGATCATATTTCCGGCATTGGTCCGAAACGCCGTAAGGCATTATGGTCGGCTTTCGGTACTTTGGAAGCTTTGCGCAAGGCAAGCTTGGAAGAATTAGTTGGAGTTGATGGCATGGATCGTACGGCGGCGCAGGCGGTATATGATTTTTTTCGCAGGGAATATCGACCCGATGAGCAGGTGTAA
- the uvrA gene encoding excinuclease ABC subunit UvrA, whose product MKDQIVVKGARQHNLKNMDVTIPRDKLVVVTGLSGSGKSSLAFDTIYAEGQRRYVESLSAYARQFLGQMDKPDVDYIEGLSPAISIDQKTTSRNPRSTVGTVTEIYDYLRLLFARAGRPHCPCCGEPITQQTVEQMVDRVAALPEGSKLLVLAPVVRGKKGEHQKILQEVRKGGYVRVRIDGEVYEVGSEPALEKNKKHTIEVVVDRLVVREGVASRLADSLETSLKLGEGLVTVAVTGGEEMLFSENFACVDCGISLPEVAPRLFSFNSPFGACPVCTGLGYNMEVDKELVIPDGSKTLAEGALAPLSRNTSSYFMCQLAAVLESKGKSLDVAWDDLPASLQQLILQGSGEERYTFEYENLFGELKTYHTAYEGVIPMLERRYRETSSDWSREEIEEYMSIKPCPKCKGARLKDEALAVRVGGKNIHEVTQLTIGEGQAFFQELELTERERTIARQILKEIDARLGFLVNVGLDYLTLDRAAGTLSGGEAQRIRLATQIGSGLVGVLYILDEPSIGLHQRDNNRLLDTLKHLRDQGNTLIVVEHDEDTMYAADHIIDIGPGAGEGGGKLVAAGTVEEIKACEESITGQYLSRRIFIPVPEQRRQPNGKWLTVQGAKENNLKNLTVRFPLGLFTVVTGVSGSGKSTLVNDILYQGLAQRLYGGKHRPGAHKAIKGLELVDKVIDIDQSPIGRTPRSNPATYTGVFDIIREVFSQTQEAKMRGYKPGRFSFNVKGGRCEACKGDGIIKIEMHFLPDVYVPCEVCHGARYNRETLEVRYKGKNIAQVLDMVVDEAVEFFRHQPRIHRKLQLLQDVGLGYVKLGQPATQLSGGEAQRVKLATELARRSTGKTFYILDEPTTGLHTADIHRLMEVLQRLVEGGDSVVVIEHNLDVIKTADYLIDLGPEGGHRGGTIVATGTPEEICRVEASHTGRYLKPLLEEAARLQG is encoded by the coding sequence GTGAAAGATCAAATCGTGGTCAAAGGGGCCCGGCAGCACAATTTAAAGAATATGGACGTGACGATACCGCGAGATAAGCTGGTGGTGGTAACAGGGCTATCCGGATCCGGCAAGTCTTCCTTAGCGTTTGATACGATCTATGCGGAAGGACAGCGGCGGTATGTGGAATCGTTGTCGGCGTATGCGCGGCAGTTTTTGGGGCAGATGGACAAGCCGGATGTGGACTATATTGAAGGGCTGTCACCGGCTATTTCCATTGACCAGAAGACGACCAGCCGGAATCCCCGTTCGACGGTGGGAACGGTTACGGAGATTTACGATTATCTTCGCCTGCTCTTTGCTCGCGCCGGTCGGCCGCATTGCCCCTGCTGCGGCGAGCCTATTACCCAGCAGACGGTGGAGCAGATGGTGGACCGTGTAGCCGCTTTGCCTGAAGGAAGCAAGCTGCTGGTGTTGGCGCCGGTAGTGCGGGGGAAAAAGGGAGAGCATCAAAAAATTCTCCAGGAGGTGCGCAAAGGCGGCTATGTGCGTGTGCGCATCGACGGCGAAGTCTATGAGGTTGGCAGCGAGCCAGCTTTAGAAAAAAACAAAAAACATACGATTGAAGTGGTGGTAGACCGCCTGGTGGTTCGCGAAGGAGTGGCTTCCCGGCTGGCGGACTCGTTGGAGACGTCGTTAAAGCTGGGAGAAGGGCTGGTAACGGTTGCGGTGACAGGCGGCGAAGAAATGCTTTTCAGCGAGAATTTTGCCTGCGTGGATTGCGGAATTAGCCTGCCAGAGGTAGCGCCGCGTCTTTTTTCCTTCAATAGTCCCTTCGGCGCTTGTCCGGTTTGTACTGGTCTGGGCTATAACATGGAAGTGGATAAAGAATTAGTGATCCCGGATGGTTCGAAAACCTTGGCCGAAGGGGCCTTGGCTCCTCTTAGCCGCAACACCAGTTCCTATTTTATGTGCCAGTTGGCGGCAGTATTGGAAAGCAAAGGCAAGTCGTTAGATGTTGCCTGGGATGACTTACCTGCTTCACTGCAACAGTTGATTCTGCAGGGCAGCGGTGAAGAACGCTACACTTTTGAATATGAAAACTTGTTTGGCGAGCTGAAGACGTATCATACCGCCTATGAAGGGGTTATTCCCATGCTGGAGCGGCGCTACCGGGAAACTTCCTCTGATTGGTCCCGCGAGGAAATCGAGGAATATATGAGTATCAAACCTTGCCCTAAATGCAAAGGGGCGCGCTTGAAGGACGAAGCGCTAGCGGTGCGCGTGGGCGGAAAAAACATTCATGAAGTGACCCAGTTAACCATTGGCGAAGGGCAGGCTTTCTTTCAGGAGTTGGAGCTGACCGAACGGGAGCGGACGATTGCCAGGCAGATTTTAAAGGAAATTGACGCTCGCTTGGGTTTTCTGGTTAATGTAGGGTTAGATTATTTGACTTTGGATCGTGCGGCGGGGACTCTCTCCGGCGGCGAGGCGCAGCGTATCCGTTTGGCGACGCAGATTGGCTCCGGCTTGGTGGGCGTGCTTTATATTTTGGATGAGCCCAGTATTGGTCTGCATCAACGGGACAACAATCGGTTGTTGGATACGCTAAAGCATCTGCGGGATCAGGGGAATACGTTGATCGTTGTCGAGCATGACGAAGATACGATGTATGCGGCGGATCATATTATTGACATTGGCCCCGGCGCCGGCGAAGGCGGCGGAAAATTGGTGGCTGCCGGTACGGTAGAGGAAATCAAGGCTTGTGAGGAGTCGATCACCGGACAATATTTGAGTCGTCGTATTTTTATTCCCGTGCCGGAACAGCGCCGCCAACCGAATGGCAAGTGGCTGACGGTGCAGGGAGCGAAGGAAAACAATTTAAAAAACCTAACGGTGCGTTTCCCTTTGGGTTTGTTTACGGTAGTGACAGGCGTATCCGGCTCCGGTAAAAGTACGCTGGTCAATGATATTTTGTATCAGGGGCTGGCGCAGCGCTTATACGGCGGCAAACATCGTCCAGGAGCGCATAAGGCGATAAAAGGCCTGGAACTAGTGGACAAGGTCATTGATATTGACCAGTCGCCCATCGGGCGGACGCCTCGCTCCAATCCTGCTACCTACACAGGCGTTTTTGATATTATTCGCGAGGTGTTTAGCCAGACGCAGGAAGCGAAGATGCGCGGCTACAAGCCGGGGCGTTTTAGCTTTAACGTCAAAGGCGGCCGCTGCGAAGCTTGCAAGGGCGACGGCATCATCAAGATTGAGATGCATTTTCTGCCGGACGTTTATGTGCCTTGCGAGGTATGTCATGGGGCGCGCTACAACCGAGAGACGCTGGAAGTGCGTTATAAGGGCAAGAATATTGCCCAGGTGCTGGATATGGTTGTCGATGAGGCGGTGGAGTTTTTCCGCCATCAGCCGCGGATTCATCGTAAACTGCAATTATTGCAGGATGTAGGTCTGGGATATGTGAAGCTGGGGCAGCCGGCAACGCAGCTTTCCGGCGGCGAAGCGCAGCGGGTCAAGTTGGCTACGGAATTGGCGCGGCGCAGTACCGGCAAGACCTTTTATATTTTGGACGAACCGACTACCGGCTTGCATACGGCGGATATCCATCGGTTGATGGAAGTATTGCAGCGTTTGGTGGAGGGCGGCGATAGCGTAGTGGTGATCGAGCATAACCTGGACGTCATTAAAACGGCGGATTACTTGATTGATTTGGGACCGGAGGGCGGCCATCGCGGCGGGACCATTGTGGCGACAGGTACGCCGGAAGAAATTTGCCGTGTTGAGGCCTCCCATACCGGGCGATACCTGAAGCCTTTACTGGAAGAGGCCGCAAGATTGCAGGGGTAA
- the rd gene encoding rubredoxin produces MEKWTCTVCGYVYDPATGDPDNGVAPGTAFEDISAEWVCPLCGVGKDDFEKA; encoded by the coding sequence ATGGAAAAATGGACCTGTACAGTATGTGGTTATGTCTATGATCCGGCAACCGGAGATCCGGACAACGGCGTGGCTCCGGGCACTGCCTTTGAGGACATCTCGGCGGAATGGGTTTGCCCCCTTTGCGGCGTAGGCAAGGACGACTTCGAAAAAGCATAA
- a CDS encoding PDZ domain-containing protein, producing MSSWLTIFEFIVIKTIGVCLDPMFWMIMLLVAWQYWQARKRQKAMFGVVTFSMRQHLGYMFLYGIVGGLLGGALLALLGVSFNAMGFAYVWPLAVLLMIASARFICFAYAGGLVALSSAIFGWPVVNVPHLLSLVAVLHVVESVLIVLSGRYGDLPSFLRRRDGQVVGAFQLQNFWPLPLVLLMAVAVPEGDVRGLTLGVPWWPVLPLGLDTPDGQRWMYGLLPVVAALGYSDMAVTEPPARRRWRTAWQLLAYSLLLLVLAVASAWQHWLQPVAALLAPVGHEWLIMKGNRRETRGKPFYAPPMRGVMVLDTVLDSPARVAGLRSGDVLLSVDGENISSGVELGEALLRAGSTVRLLWRRADIQMQKELPLPENGRLGVILVPEGGELNVAELTEERFPWQDWWEKRKKAKPFE from the coding sequence ATGAGTTCTTGGCTGACTATTTTTGAGTTTATTGTGATCAAGACAATTGGCGTCTGCTTGGACCCTATGTTTTGGATGATTATGCTTCTAGTGGCGTGGCAGTACTGGCAGGCGCGCAAAAGGCAAAAAGCTATGTTTGGGGTTGTGACTTTTTCCATGCGGCAGCATTTGGGATATATGTTTTTGTATGGTATTGTAGGCGGGCTTTTGGGAGGCGCTTTGCTGGCTTTGCTGGGCGTATCCTTTAACGCCATGGGTTTTGCCTATGTTTGGCCTTTAGCGGTGCTGTTGATGATTGCGAGCGCGCGGTTTATCTGCTTTGCTTATGCAGGCGGGCTTGTGGCTTTGTCCAGCGCGATTTTTGGCTGGCCGGTGGTTAACGTACCGCATTTGCTTTCGTTAGTAGCGGTTTTGCATGTGGTAGAGAGCGTATTGATTGTGTTAAGCGGGCGTTATGGAGATTTGCCTTCGTTTTTGCGGCGCCGTGACGGCCAGGTTGTGGGCGCGTTTCAGTTGCAGAATTTTTGGCCTTTGCCGTTGGTATTGTTGATGGCGGTGGCCGTACCGGAAGGGGATGTGCGGGGGCTGACTTTGGGGGTGCCTTGGTGGCCTGTGCTGCCGTTGGGCTTGGACACGCCGGATGGTCAGCGATGGATGTATGGTCTGCTGCCAGTTGTGGCTGCTTTAGGCTATTCGGATATGGCGGTAACGGAGCCGCCAGCTCGGCGTCGTTGGCGTACGGCATGGCAGCTGCTGGCGTATAGTTTGCTGCTTTTGGTGCTGGCAGTGGCATCAGCATGGCAGCATTGGCTGCAGCCAGTAGCGGCATTGCTGGCGCCAGTAGGACACGAATGGCTGATCATGAAGGGGAATCGGCGGGAAACGCGCGGTAAGCCTTTTTATGCTCCGCCGATGCGGGGCGTCATGGTCTTGGATACCGTGCTAGACTCACCGGCGCGAGTGGCGGGACTGCGATCTGGGGATGTTTTACTGAGTGTCGACGGAGAGAACATTTCCAGCGGCGTGGAACTAGGGGAAGCTCTCTTGCGGGCAGGCAGTACCGTGCGGTTGCTTTGGCGGAGGGCGGACATACAAATGCAAAAAGAACTGCCATTGCCCGAAAATGGACGATTAGGAGTCATTCTTGTACCGGAAGGCGGAGAACTCAATGTCGCTGAACTGACAGAAGAGCGCTTTCCTTGGCAGGATTGGTGGGAAAAACGGAAAAAAGCCAAGCCTTTTGAATAA
- the uvrB gene encoding excinuclease ABC subunit UvrB, producing MAVPKLNTVQLEESRPFRVVAPFEPTGDQPTAIESLTEGILAGEKAQVLLGATGTGKTYTVAKLVEKVQRPTLVLAHNKTLAAQLASEFKEFFPDNAVEYFVSYYDYYQPEAYIAQTDTYIEKDSSINDEIDKLRHSATMALFERRDVIVVASVSCIYGLGSPEEYSNMVLSLRQGQQRERDTILRKLVELQYSRNDIAFQRGNFRVRGDVIEIFPAGYTERAVRIELFGDEIERLQELDVLTGEILCERTHVAIYPASHYVTSRETLLAATERIEAELKERLAYFRENDRLLEAQRLEQRTRYDLEMMLEMGYCSGIENYSRHLTGRQAGDAPYTLVDYFPDDFLLVIDESHVTLPQVRAMYNGDRARKLSLVENGFRLPSAYDNRPLTFDEFRERLNQTIYVSATPASYELGEAQRVVQQVIRPTGIPDPVVEVRPISGQMDDLLSEIRLRATRNERVLVTTLTKKMAEHLTDYLKEVGVKVRYLHSDIATIERVEILRDLRAGVFDVLVGINLLREGLDLPEVSLVAVLDADKEGFLRSETSLVQTIGRAARNVQGLVILYADVVTDSMRRALDETERRRSIQIAYNEEYGIVPHTIKKKIKDLIETTKVAEDGAVYAAPTPFAKLKAKEAREMMVRLEKEMQQASRALEFEKAAELRDILFDLREKFGEPGKKKSKK from the coding sequence ATGGCGGTACCGAAGCTGAATACGGTGCAATTGGAAGAAAGCAGGCCGTTTCGGGTCGTGGCTCCTTTTGAGCCTACGGGGGATCAGCCGACAGCAATTGAGTCTTTGACGGAAGGGATCTTAGCCGGTGAAAAAGCGCAGGTTCTCTTAGGGGCGACAGGAACCGGTAAAACCTATACCGTGGCGAAATTAGTGGAAAAGGTGCAGCGTCCGACCTTGGTGCTGGCGCACAATAAGACGCTGGCGGCGCAGTTAGCCAGCGAATTTAAGGAATTTTTTCCAGACAACGCAGTCGAGTATTTTGTTAGCTATTATGATTATTATCAACCGGAAGCGTATATTGCGCAGACAGATACGTATATTGAAAAAGATTCGTCTATTAACGACGAAATTGACAAACTGCGCCATTCGGCAACGATGGCGCTTTTTGAGCGGCGAGATGTCATTGTAGTAGCCAGCGTTTCCTGTATTTATGGTTTGGGCTCTCCGGAAGAGTACAGCAACATGGTATTGTCGCTGCGACAAGGGCAGCAGCGCGAACGTGACACCATTTTACGCAAGCTGGTGGAACTGCAATATTCTCGTAATGACATTGCCTTTCAGCGAGGTAATTTTCGGGTGCGAGGCGATGTTATCGAGATTTTTCCGGCAGGTTATACGGAACGGGCGGTGCGCATTGAATTGTTTGGCGACGAGATAGAGCGACTGCAGGAGCTGGATGTGCTGACCGGTGAGATTTTATGCGAACGAACCCATGTAGCTATTTATCCGGCATCCCATTATGTGACGTCCCGAGAGACGCTGCTGGCGGCGACAGAGCGTATTGAAGCGGAGCTTAAGGAGAGACTGGCTTACTTTAGGGAGAACGATCGTCTACTGGAAGCGCAGCGCTTGGAGCAGCGGACTCGCTATGATTTGGAAATGATGCTGGAAATGGGATATTGTTCCGGCATTGAAAATTATTCCCGTCATTTAACAGGACGGCAGGCAGGGGATGCGCCATACACGCTAGTGGACTATTTCCCGGATGACTTTTTGCTGGTCATTGACGAGTCTCATGTGACGTTGCCGCAAGTGCGAGCCATGTATAATGGCGACCGCGCCCGCAAGCTTTCTTTGGTGGAAAACGGTTTTCGTCTGCCCTCGGCTTATGACAATCGCCCGTTAACCTTTGATGAATTTCGAGAACGTTTGAACCAGACAATCTATGTGTCGGCAACTCCTGCCTCCTATGAGCTGGGGGAGGCGCAGCGAGTCGTGCAGCAGGTTATCCGCCCGACGGGTATACCGGATCCGGTTGTCGAAGTGCGCCCGATCAGCGGGCAGATGGACGATTTGTTGAGCGAGATCCGCCTGCGCGCAACGCGCAACGAACGGGTGTTAGTGACGACGCTGACTAAGAAAATGGCGGAGCATCTTACCGACTATCTGAAGGAAGTGGGCGTAAAGGTGCGCTACTTGCATTCGGACATTGCTACTATTGAGCGGGTTGAGATTCTGCGGGATTTGCGGGCTGGCGTTTTTGACGTGTTGGTAGGCATTAATCTGTTGCGAGAGGGTCTTGATTTGCCGGAAGTTTCCTTAGTGGCGGTATTGGATGCGGACAAGGAAGGTTTTTTGCGTTCCGAAACGTCCTTGGTGCAAACCATTGGCCGGGCGGCGCGAAACGTTCAAGGTCTTGTTATTTTATATGCGGACGTAGTGACCGATTCGATGCGCCGCGCGTTGGACGAGACGGAACGGCGTCGGTCCATTCAAATTGCTTATAACGAAGAATATGGCATTGTACCGCATACAATTAAAAAGAAGATCAAAGATCTGATTGAAACGACGAAAGTGGCCGAAGACGGAGCTGTCTATGCGGCGCCGACGCCGTTTGCGAAGCTGAAGGCCAAAGAAGCGCGGGAAATGATGGTTCGTTTGGAAAAAGAAATGCAGCAGGCTTCACGGGCGTTGGAGTTTGAGAAGGCCGCGGAATTAAGGGATATTTTGTTTGATCTGCGGGAAAAATTCGGCGAACCGGGAAAGAAGAAAAGCAAGAAGTAA
- a CDS encoding LemA family protein yields the protein MNKGAIIAIVLVALVAIFGVSTYNGLVGMNETVNGKWSQVDNQLQRRADLIPNLVNTVKGYAAHEQAAIQAVSDARSKLVGAQGVGDKAAAAGEMNSALSRLLAIAENYPNLKADKNFRALQDELAGTENRIAVARKDYNDAVQGYNTKIKTFPQSMFAGMLGFGQREYFKAEEGAKQVPQVKF from the coding sequence ATGAACAAAGGAGCCATTATTGCAATTGTGCTGGTGGCGCTTGTAGCCATTTTCGGCGTGTCTACTTATAATGGATTGGTGGGCATGAACGAGACGGTAAACGGCAAATGGAGTCAGGTGGACAACCAGCTGCAGCGGCGGGCGGATTTGATTCCCAATCTGGTTAATACCGTGAAAGGCTACGCAGCTCATGAGCAAGCGGCTATTCAAGCGGTATCTGATGCTCGCTCCAAGTTGGTCGGCGCTCAAGGGGTCGGCGATAAAGCAGCTGCAGCCGGAGAAATGAACAGCGCTTTGAGCCGCTTATTGGCGATTGCGGAGAATTATCCGAACTTGAAGGCGGACAAGAATTTCCGCGCTTTGCAGGATGAACTGGCTGGCACGGAAAACCGCATTGCCGTTGCGCGTAAGGATTATAACGACGCGGTTCAAGGGTACAATACTAAAATTAAAACGTTCCCGCAGAGCATGTTTGCGGGCATGCTAGGCTTTGGCCAGCGCGAGTACTTCAAGGCCGAAGAAGGGGCTAAGCAAGTACCGCAGGTTAAGTTCTAG
- a CDS encoding TPM domain-containing protein — protein MKRWLAGFLLFCFALIALALPVQAAASIPPKPSSSIYVQDLAGVMQPASKERLQKLGASLAAKTKAQVVVLTVRSLEGAEPEDYALEVLRTWGLGDKQLNNGVLILVAVDDKVSRVEVGYGLEGALPDAKTGQLQDEYMVPYFQNGDYDKGIVNGYRAVVQEVAKEYKLELKSSPQSATAKAQADSYPWDGWPWWAKILGAAALVGLLILDWTVFGGTFTYLILSLLRLRGGGGGGGYGGGSGGGGGSSRRW, from the coding sequence ATGAAACGCTGGCTTGCAGGTTTTCTTCTCTTTTGCTTTGCATTAATAGCATTGGCTTTGCCGGTGCAGGCGGCGGCTTCCATTCCGCCCAAGCCTTCGTCTTCGATTTACGTGCAGGATTTGGCTGGAGTGATGCAGCCGGCATCCAAGGAGCGCCTGCAAAAGCTAGGAGCCAGTTTGGCGGCTAAGACCAAAGCGCAGGTAGTCGTGCTGACGGTTCGCAGTCTGGAAGGTGCAGAGCCGGAAGACTATGCCTTAGAGGTTTTGCGCACGTGGGGGCTTGGCGATAAGCAGTTGAATAACGGCGTGCTGATTTTAGTTGCGGTTGATGATAAGGTATCTCGCGTTGAAGTGGGGTATGGTCTGGAAGGCGCGCTTCCTGATGCTAAAACCGGTCAATTGCAGGACGAGTATATGGTGCCGTATTTCCAGAATGGAGATTATGACAAAGGCATTGTTAATGGTTACCGGGCGGTTGTGCAGGAAGTAGCTAAGGAATATAAGCTGGAATTGAAAAGTTCTCCTCAAAGTGCAACTGCTAAAGCGCAAGCAGACAGTTATCCGTGGGATGGATGGCCTTGGTGGGCGAAAATTCTAGGAGCGGCCGCCTTGGTTGGCTTGCTGATTTTGGACTGGACTGTGTTTGGGGGAACCTTTACGTATCTGATCCTTTCTTTGCTTCGCCTGCGTGGCGGCGGCGGTGGAGGCGGATATGGAGGCGGCAGCGGCGGCGGGGGCGGTTCTTCGCGCCGGTGGTGA
- a CDS encoding acetyl-CoA carboxylase biotin carboxylase subunit, whose translation MFNRVLIANRGEIAIRVIRACQELGIETVAVYSDVDAHSLHVQLADYAYNIGPADASLSYYNAEAIISAAKMAKADAIHPGYGFLSENADFAQMVIDAGMIFVGPHPETIRKVGNKDAARLAMKQAGLPMTVGSEIVREAEDAYAQAEAIGYPVILKPVAGGGGKSMFVAHNKEEMTSALNKVDLKSRDFYLENYIDQARHIEVQIMADNYGNILHLGERECSLQRRNQKILEEAPSSALTPEMRHKVGQLAIRAAKSIYYTNVGTVEFLMDIKTGRFYFMEINPRIQVEHAVTEMITGVDLVRRQLRIAAGEPLNKKQDEIMFLGHAIECRINAEDPDMRFIPCPGHIDFYHQPGGPRVRVDSGVAAGVTVQPYYDSMIAKVVAHGRTRGDAIRIMRRALAEFRIGGIKTTIPFHQKVLSNPHFCSGDFDTQFIYKRMTPC comes from the coding sequence ATGTTTAACAGAGTTCTTATCGCCAATCGCGGCGAAATCGCCATTCGTGTTATTCGCGCCTGTCAGGAATTAGGGATTGAAACGGTGGCAGTCTATTCCGACGTCGACGCTCATTCTCTCCATGTACAGCTGGCGGACTACGCCTACAACATCGGTCCAGCTGATGCTTCACTCAGCTACTACAATGCTGAAGCCATCATTTCCGCCGCTAAAATGGCCAAAGCAGACGCCATCCACCCCGGTTACGGGTTCCTCTCCGAAAATGCGGATTTCGCGCAAATGGTTATTGACGCCGGCATGATTTTTGTCGGACCCCATCCAGAAACCATCCGCAAAGTCGGTAACAAAGACGCCGCTCGTTTAGCAATGAAACAAGCCGGCTTACCGATGACCGTAGGCAGCGAAATCGTCCGCGAAGCGGAAGACGCCTACGCGCAGGCCGAAGCCATTGGCTACCCGGTTATTTTAAAGCCCGTAGCAGGCGGCGGCGGCAAGTCCATGTTCGTAGCTCATAATAAGGAAGAAATGACTTCCGCTCTCAATAAAGTCGATTTGAAATCCAGAGATTTTTACTTAGAAAACTATATTGATCAAGCTCGTCATATCGAAGTGCAGATCATGGCCGATAACTACGGCAACATCCTTCATCTCGGCGAACGCGAATGCTCTTTGCAGCGCCGCAACCAGAAGATTTTGGAAGAAGCGCCGTCCAGCGCCTTAACGCCCGAAATGCGCCACAAAGTGGGGCAGTTGGCCATCCGTGCCGCCAAAAGCATCTATTACACCAATGTCGGAACTGTAGAATTCCTTATGGATATCAAAACTGGCAGATTTTATTTTATGGAAATCAATCCCCGCATCCAGGTAGAGCATGCTGTCACGGAAATGATTACCGGCGTCGACCTAGTCCGCCGCCAATTGCGCATCGCCGCGGGCGAACCGCTTAACAAAAAACAAGATGAAATCATGTTCCTCGGCCATGCTATCGAATGCCGCATCAATGCTGAAGATCCTGATATGCGTTTCATTCCCTGCCCGGGTCATATTGACTTCTACCATCAGCCTGGCGGCCCTCGCGTGCGCGTAGACAGCGGCGTAGCTGCCGGAGTCACCGTACAGCCTTACTACGACTCCATGATCGCCAAAGTAGTCGCCCATGGGCGCACCCGCGGCGACGCCATCCGCATCATGCGCCGCGCCTTGGCGGAATTCCGCATCGGCGGCATCAAGACTACGATTCCCTTCCATCAGAAGGTTCTCAGCAACCCTCATTTCTGCAGCGGCGACTTCGATACCCAATTCATCTATAAACGTATGACTCCCTGCTGA